The DNA region GGAACCAGTGGCTTCTGTGGGTGTCGGAGATTTAAGACGAAAACTGACAAGTAGGAGGAAAGAGATGTTCAGATCATGCCCTTCTTCTGCATCCATATCACCACCACCTGTTCCTGTTTTGCCTTTGCCCTCTCCTTCCTTTCCCAATTCTCCACCTCTATCAACTGATAAAGCAAGGAGTCGCAAATCCTCCAAGAGCTCAAAAGACAGGGATAGACGCAAGCGGAAAGAGGGAAATGGAgataaagaaaagaagaaaaaaaggaaagaagaaaaGGAGTCAGGTGAAGGTAAAACAGAAAGCAAAGAGAGGGACCGTGAAAAAAGTAGTGTAAAAGAGAACAAAGATAGGGATAGAGGGAGAAGTAGCCAAAGTGATGTTCACAAGACGAAAAAGAGACGCAGGAGCACTCCAGAGCATTCCTCCCGCTCTCACTCCCAGAACGCCTcacgacacacacacagtcgcaGATCCTGGTCCAGTCACTCTGAGGATCGCCACAAAGATAGAGATCGAGATAAAGTAAAGGAAAGAGAGCGAGAAAGGAACCATGAAAGAGACAGGGATAGGGAGCGGTGGCGAGATGACAGGGATAGAGAGCGAGACAGAGACTCCAGAAGAAGAGATGAACGAAGGAGAGATAGGGATGAAGATATCAGGAGGTCAAGCAGCCAAGAGAGAGGCAGTACAAAGCGGAGCAGAGGAAACCGTGACAGgcgagacagagagaaagagatggttGGAGAAAGAGTTCGAGACAGGGACAGGAGAAGAGATATTATACCTGTTGTACCCCCGTCCATTCAGGATCTTAATGGCTCTGATCTTTTTGCGATTAAACGTACCATCACTGTTACCACCACTACAATGACCACCACAGTACCAGGTTCACCACCCCATAGCCAACGGTGCTCCCGCAGCCCATCCCAGAGCTCAGACAAACATCGTAAGAGAAAAAAGAAACGAAGGAGACGATCAGATGATAAGGAAAGAAAGGATGAGGACCACAGGAGCAGATCCAGAAGCAGATCCCGCCCCACCTCCCTCACGCCTCCTCGTTATCGTGGATATGAATCAGACCGTCTCTCGGATCGTCCTGAGATTGACATGCTCTCCTTAGATGGAGAAGCACTGGATTCAGACTACCCTTCACTAGAGGACTCACCACtgcttcctcctcctcctgagcCCCCTCAACCCAGTCCTAAAATTAAATCCGCAGCACCCAAAACTAGCCGACATCATCTGAAGAAGAAATCCAGATCAAGCAAGACAGTTGGTCAGTCTGAATCCACCTCCACCTCTTCTTCTCATAGGCCAAAAGCCAAAAGTCAAAACCTGTCATCTCTCTCACCACCTCTTTCTGCATCCTCAGGCAACATCACCTCCCTTCAGCCCACAGCGTCCTCATCCACTACTAAACGTGGACGGAAAACTGGTAAGGAAAAAATAGGGAAGAAGGATACCGGGCGTTCTGGCAGGTCCAAGAAGCTCAGTGGTGGTACCAGAAAGGGTAAGCTCCAATCTAAAGTCTCTGTTCTAGTGCGTGAAGGTGTTAGTAGCACAACTGGTAACTCTGGGAAGCTGGGCCTTGACCTTCTTGGACCTGGTGGTGTTGTAAGTGGAGCTTCAGGGCCCTCAGTTGTTGGTGGGTCTATTGCTGTGGTTTTCCGCCGAGACAATGAGAGCCGATCACCATTTCTTAAGCCCTGCTCAGAGACACTGGCCCTTCCAGGGAGAGGCAAAGACCCAAGCAAAACTGGGAAACAACGGAACATACTCGGGCCTCTATTATCAACAAATTCAAGTGGATTAAAGTCAAAGAAGGCCAAGGCAAGCTCTGCTACGTCCACGTCTTCATCTGCCTCTTCCCCTACTTCCTCACTGGCAGCGAAACGTAGAAGGAGGCCTGGAAAGAAGCCCAGAGAGAAAGGGATAAATGTGGATGGAAGTGATTCTAAAGGTGTTAATAGTAATTGTAGCACAGTCGGTGGTGGTTGGCCGGGAGTAGCAACAGAATTGCAGCCTTTGGTTGGGGTTGGATCCAAGCCATCCAGTCCTCCTTCAGCTCATCCTGGTCCCATtccctcctcctcttcatcatcctccACTTCCTCATCAGCAAGTATTCTTCCTCCGTCCTCTTCACCACCACACACATCCCCACTGTCTTTGCCTCCATCTCGAGATACTAGAGAGTCATCCCCAGACTCTCAAACTGTTGATAGTAGCTGCAAGACACCAGAGCCTTCATTCCTCTCAGAGGATGGCCCTGGTCAGTCCAAAGCCTTGTCTCTCACACCCTCAAAGTCCCCTTCCAGCCCTCCCGGTCTGCATTCATCGCAGATCAGGGGCGATACCATATCTCAGTCCACTTCCAGTGCTAAACCTCTCCCACCAGATGATTTGAAGGGCTCACCACCATGCTCTACCTCAACATCTCTGGTGTCAGCCTCCATCTCTCATTCCAGTGCTCCCCTGGCAAATGACCCCTtttcatcctcctcttcatcagTATCCTCATCTTCAATTAACAAGCCACCACCACCTCCGCCTCCACCATTACCCTGGAGTCTACAAACCGGAGTGGACTGCACTGCTGGAGgtgttttagcatgtgagtgTTACATGACTTTAAGTAATTCCCTTTCCACATGCACTTTAATTTTAAAGTAGGATTAGAAGTCATGTTCTGCTTTTAAATCTCTTTTCAGTGACAGCTCTCCTCTTCAAAATGGAGGAGGCCAATATAGCCAACAGAGCCAAAGCACAAGAGTTCATCCAGGCCACAAGTCAGGTAAAACCTGTGATATTATTAAGAGGTGGTCACTTTAAACTTTTCGCTCCATTGACTTACATTCATATGAATGCAAATTCAGGAGACCTGGAAATGGAAGCACATATGAAGTAGTTTCCAAAGTTCAATTCCTGTGAATTTTGATCTGTAAATTAATATGTGTAGATGTGGCCAATAGAAGATTGATACGTCCCACTATGACCTCCTAGCTCAATTAAAAGAAAGCAAAGTTTAAAACTGTAGGATTGCAGTGTTACATAAAAGATGAGTAattgtgcattttaaaaaatattatccgTTGtagtgtctatttatttattttttgcatattttaaagcagggcttgaaaacgaaaaaaaaaattcaattggttcactccgagcagaatcgatattttaacgtttctgttctgcgttcctctgatattattaccgttccgaaaccggttcgggtggaagaaataccggttaataacgttatttttttaaaaacaatattatttgcctaataataataatataataataataaagtatagcgttttctttactcaaaaagaaaaggaaaaaatagagatctaacgcttagtcacagccaataggcttcatcatctctagattttggccaaatgtaagctacttaaaaaattaaataaaaaaaaataaaaaatctatcaacactttaaagacaaagtatttttaagatatttaaaaatgtttgctgcattgttaaaagaaaaaaaaacataagattgcattttgagagtaaaaaaaaaaagaaaaaaaagtcgcGCCTCACGTctcattttattagcc from Carassius carassius chromosome 1, fCarCar2.1, whole genome shotgun sequence includes:
- the scaf1 gene encoding splicing factor, arginine/serine-rich 19 isoform X1, with the translated sequence MKMGTDGQAEKDKGEIVPDESQSEQSPNEEEEVENKADRRTVGLRCFQGNRETSEDAPSELGAAVVTSSEPVFLVPQLSSQPQYLDCDFDVELTAEVKVENGASLALLTCVTPNLGYQKPGSFLNGNFHFPLSLRKKRVSIDSFLPSGSFSGCYSSVIQASGQMQPASSLKNCDGVIEMAKSPLPSSPSNSPSSPSSSPSSPSSSPSSSSPGGMSTNYHEDEDRGHAGDSRVSKGTGDFVSSTSSSLVPSSMSLLPSSSNPLLHLSSSFTNPSNDGQRESLENDIYDPFHPTEGEGERDQASTEDEEEEVDKYDPFEPTGSPASEAEEEKRCMDEENGGSTINSEGNVVKADRALEMGTPAGTEGGHPDSTEVDAPLMFNNVPLELNSKRPIKDRIREQGKNLRERGTDSEHSEIEEGEIVGANERGREQVIERRREVLLPSSSSPSYLQAGVPKPERILRVLEGDGFVSVRADEEWEREPVASVGVGDLRRKLTSRRKEMFRSCPSSASISPPPVPVLPLPSPSFPNSPPLSTDKARSRKSSKSSKDRDRRKRKEGNGDKEKKKKRKEEKESGEGKTESKERDREKSSVKENKDRDRGRSSQSDVHKTKKRRRSTPEHSSRSHSQNASRHTHSRRSWSSHSEDRHKDRDRDKVKERERERNHERDRDRERWRDDRDRERDRDSRRRDERRRDRDEDIRRSSSQERGSTKRSRGNRDRRDREKEMVGERVRDRDRRRDIIPVVPPSIQDLNGSDLFAIKRTITVTTTTMTTTVPGSPPHSQRCSRSPSQSSDKHRKRKKKRRRRSDDKERKDEDHRSRSRSRSRPTSLTPPRYRGYESDRLSDRPEIDMLSLDGEALDSDYPSLEDSPLLPPPPEPPQPSPKIKSAAPKTSRHHLKKKSRSSKTVGQSESTSTSSSHRPKAKSQNLSSLSPPLSASSGNITSLQPTASSSTTKRGRKTGKEKIGKKDTGRSGRSKKLSGGTRKGKLQSKVSVLVREGVSSTTGNSGKLGLDLLGPGGVVSGASGPSVVGGSIAVVFRRDNESRSPFLKPCSETLALPGRGKDPSKTGKQRNILGPLLSTNSSGLKSKKAKASSATSTSSSASSPTSSLAAKRRRRPGKKPREKGINVDGSDSKGVNSNCSTVGGGWPGVATELQPLVGVGSKPSSPPSAHPGPIPSSSSSSSTSSSASILPPSSSPPHTSPLSLPPSRDTRESSPDSQTVDSSCKTPEPSFLSEDGPGQSKALSLTPSKSPSSPPGLHSSQIRGDTISQSTSSAKPLPPDDLKGSPPCSTSTSLVSASISHSSAPLANDPFSSSSSSVSSSSINKPPPPPPPPLPWSLQTGVDCTAGGVLALTALLFKMEEANIANRAKAQEFIQATSQILSQANQNQSQPHPALSSSSVSSQVPPPPSHAPPQGPTPAQFILHSSVPLVGCTKTPPSHLHPGLSMGGGCAQTPPPPSPVGMAGPTGGSEMGWDNESKDPDKYLKKLHTQERAVEEVKLAIKPYYQRKDINKDEYKDILRKAVHKICHSRTGEINPVKVSNLVKLYVQRYKYFRKHGRKMDEEEKEDRESASMHSST
- the scaf1 gene encoding splicing factor, arginine/serine-rich 19 isoform X3; amino-acid sequence: MRLVNCDFDVELTAEVKVENGASLALLTCVTPNLGYQKPGSFLNGNFHFPLSLRKKRVSIDSFLPSGSFSGCYSSVIQASGQMQPASSLKNCDGVIEMAKSPLPSSPSNSPSSPSSSPSSPSSSPSSSSPGGMSTNYHEDEDRGHAGDSRVSKGTGDFVSSTSSSLVPSSMSLLPSSSNPLLHLSSSFTNPSNDGQRESLENDIYDPFHPTEGEGERDQASTEDEEEEVDKYDPFEPTGSPASEAEEEKRCMDEENGGSTINSEGNVVKADRALEMGTPAGTEGGHPDSTEVDAPLMFNNVPLELNSKRPIKDRIREQGKNLRERGTDSEHSEIEEGEIVGANERGREQVIERRREVLLPSSSSPSYLQAGVPKPERILRVLEGDGFVSVRADEEWEREPVASVGVGDLRRKLTSRRKEMFRSCPSSASISPPPVPVLPLPSPSFPNSPPLSTDKARSRKSSKSSKDRDRRKRKEGNGDKEKKKKRKEEKESGEGKTESKERDREKSSVKENKDRDRGRSSQSDVHKTKKRRRSTPEHSSRSHSQNASRHTHSRRSWSSHSEDRHKDRDRDKVKERERERNHERDRDRERWRDDRDRERDRDSRRRDERRRDRDEDIRRSSSQERGSTKRSRGNRDRRDREKEMVGERVRDRDRRRDIIPVVPPSIQDLNGSDLFAIKRTITVTTTTMTTTVPGSPPHSQRCSRSPSQSSDKHRKRKKKRRRRSDDKERKDEDHRSRSRSRSRPTSLTPPRYRGYESDRLSDRPEIDMLSLDGEALDSDYPSLEDSPLLPPPPEPPQPSPKIKSAAPKTSRHHLKKKSRSSKTVGQSESTSTSSSHRPKAKSQNLSSLSPPLSASSGNITSLQPTASSSTTKRGRKTGKEKIGKKDTGRSGRSKKLSGGTRKGKLQSKVSVLVREGVSSTTGNSGKLGLDLLGPGGVVSGASGPSVVGGSIAVVFRRDNESRSPFLKPCSETLALPGRGKDPSKTGKQRNILGPLLSTNSSGLKSKKAKASSATSTSSSASSPTSSLAAKRRRRPGKKPREKGINVDGSDSKGVNSNCSTVGGGWPGVATELQPLVGVGSKPSSPPSAHPGPIPSSSSSSSTSSSASILPPSSSPPHTSPLSLPPSRDTRESSPDSQTVDSSCKTPEPSFLSEDGPGQSKALSLTPSKSPSSPPGLHSSQIRGDTISQSTSSAKPLPPDDLKGSPPCSTSTSLVSASISHSSAPLANDPFSSSSSSVSSSSINKPPPPPPPPLPWSLQTGVDCTAGGVLALTALLFKMEEANIANRAKAQEFIQATSQILSQANQNQSQPHPALSSSSVSSQVPPPPSHAPPQGPTPAQFILHSSVPLVGCTKTPPSHLHPGLSMGGGCAQTPPPPSPVGMAGPTGGSEMGWDNESKDPDKYLKKLHTQERAVEEVKLAIKPYYQRKDINKDEYKDILRKAVHKICHSRTGEINPVKVSNLVKLYVQRYKYFRKHGRKMDEEEKEDRESASMHSST
- the scaf1 gene encoding splicing factor, arginine/serine-rich 19 isoform X2, whose translation is MKMGTDGQAEKDKGEIVPDESQSEQSPNEEEEVENKADRRTVGLRCFQGNRETSEDAPSELGAAVVTSSEPVFLVPQLSSQPQYLDCDFDVELTAEVKVENGASLALLTCVTPNLGYQKPGSFLNGNFHFPLSLRKKRVSIDSFLPSGSFSGCYSSVIQASGQMQPASSLKNCDGVIEMAKSPLPSSPSNSPSSPSSSPSSPSSSPSSSSPGGMSTNYHEDEDRGHAGDSRVSKGTGDFVSSTSSSLVPSSMSLLPSSSNPLLHLSSSFTNPSNDGQRESLENDIYDPFHPTEGEGERDQASTEDEEEEVDKYDPFEPTGSPASEAEEEKRCMDEENGGSTINSEGNVVKADRALEMGTPAGTEGGHPDSTEVDAPLMFNNVPLELNSKRPIKDRIREQGKNLRERGTDSEHSEIEEGEIVGANERGREQVIERRREVLLPSSSSPSYLQAGVPKPERILRVLEGDGFVSVRADEEWEREPVASVGVGDLRRKLTSRRKEMFRSCPSSASISPPPVPVLPLPSPSFPNSPPLSTDKARSRKSSKSSKDRDRRKRKEGNGDKEKKKKRKEEKESGEGKTESKERDREKSSVKENKDRDRGRSSQSDVHKTKKRRRSTPEHSSRSHSQNASRHTHSRRSWSSHSEDRHKDRDRDKVKERERERNHERDRDRERWRDDRDRERDRDSRRRDERRRDRDEDIRRSSSQERGSTKRSRGNRDRRDREKEMVGERVRDRDRRRDIIPVVPPSIQDLNGSDLFAIKRTITVTTTTMTTTVPGSPPHSQRCSRSPSQSSDKHRKRKKKRRRRSDDKERKDEDHRSRSRSRSRPTSLTPPRYRGYESDRLSDRPEIDMLSLDGEALDSDYPSLEDSPLLPPPPEPPQPSPKIKSAAPKTSRHHLKKKSRSSKTVGNITSLQPTASSSTTKRGRKTGKEKIGKKDTGRSGRSKKLSGGTRKGKLQSKVSVLVREGVSSTTGNSGKLGLDLLGPGGVVSGASGPSVVGGSIAVVFRRDNESRSPFLKPCSETLALPGRGKDPSKTGKQRNILGPLLSTNSSGLKSKKAKASSATSTSSSASSPTSSLAAKRRRRPGKKPREKGINVDGSDSKGVNSNCSTVGGGWPGVATELQPLVGVGSKPSSPPSAHPGPIPSSSSSSSTSSSASILPPSSSPPHTSPLSLPPSRDTRESSPDSQTVDSSCKTPEPSFLSEDGPGQSKALSLTPSKSPSSPPGLHSSQIRGDTISQSTSSAKPLPPDDLKGSPPCSTSTSLVSASISHSSAPLANDPFSSSSSSVSSSSINKPPPPPPPPLPWSLQTGVDCTAGGVLALTALLFKMEEANIANRAKAQEFIQATSQILSQANQNQSQPHPALSSSSVSSQVPPPPSHAPPQGPTPAQFILHSSVPLVGCTKTPPSHLHPGLSMGGGCAQTPPPPSPVGMAGPTGGSEMGWDNESKDPDKYLKKLHTQERAVEEVKLAIKPYYQRKDINKDEYKDILRKAVHKICHSRTGEINPVKVSNLVKLYVQRYKYFRKHGRKMDEEEKEDRESASMHSST
- the scaf1 gene encoding splicing factor, arginine/serine-rich 19 isoform X4 — encoded protein: MQPASSLKNCDGVIEMAKSPLPSSPSNSPSSPSSSPSSPSSSPSSSSPGGMSTNYHEDEDRGHAGDSRVSKGTGDFVSSTSSSLVPSSMSLLPSSSNPLLHLSSSFTNPSNDGQRESLENDIYDPFHPTEGEGERDQASTEDEEEEVDKYDPFEPTGSPASEAEEEKRCMDEENGGSTINSEGNVVKADRALEMGTPAGTEGGHPDSTEVDAPLMFNNVPLELNSKRPIKDRIREQGKNLRERGTDSEHSEIEEGEIVGANERGREQVIERRREVLLPSSSSPSYLQAGVPKPERILRVLEGDGFVSVRADEEWEREPVASVGVGDLRRKLTSRRKEMFRSCPSSASISPPPVPVLPLPSPSFPNSPPLSTDKARSRKSSKSSKDRDRRKRKEGNGDKEKKKKRKEEKESGEGKTESKERDREKSSVKENKDRDRGRSSQSDVHKTKKRRRSTPEHSSRSHSQNASRHTHSRRSWSSHSEDRHKDRDRDKVKERERERNHERDRDRERWRDDRDRERDRDSRRRDERRRDRDEDIRRSSSQERGSTKRSRGNRDRRDREKEMVGERVRDRDRRRDIIPVVPPSIQDLNGSDLFAIKRTITVTTTTMTTTVPGSPPHSQRCSRSPSQSSDKHRKRKKKRRRRSDDKERKDEDHRSRSRSRSRPTSLTPPRYRGYESDRLSDRPEIDMLSLDGEALDSDYPSLEDSPLLPPPPEPPQPSPKIKSAAPKTSRHHLKKKSRSSKTVGQSESTSTSSSHRPKAKSQNLSSLSPPLSASSGNITSLQPTASSSTTKRGRKTGKEKIGKKDTGRSGRSKKLSGGTRKGKLQSKVSVLVREGVSSTTGNSGKLGLDLLGPGGVVSGASGPSVVGGSIAVVFRRDNESRSPFLKPCSETLALPGRGKDPSKTGKQRNILGPLLSTNSSGLKSKKAKASSATSTSSSASSPTSSLAAKRRRRPGKKPREKGINVDGSDSKGVNSNCSTVGGGWPGVATELQPLVGVGSKPSSPPSAHPGPIPSSSSSSSTSSSASILPPSSSPPHTSPLSLPPSRDTRESSPDSQTVDSSCKTPEPSFLSEDGPGQSKALSLTPSKSPSSPPGLHSSQIRGDTISQSTSSAKPLPPDDLKGSPPCSTSTSLVSASISHSSAPLANDPFSSSSSSVSSSSINKPPPPPPPPLPWSLQTGVDCTAGGVLALTALLFKMEEANIANRAKAQEFIQATSQILSQANQNQSQPHPALSSSSVSSQVPPPPSHAPPQGPTPAQFILHSSVPLVGCTKTPPSHLHPGLSMGGGCAQTPPPPSPVGMAGPTGGSEMGWDNESKDPDKYLKKLHTQERAVEEVKLAIKPYYQRKDINKDEYKDILRKAVHKICHSRTGEINPVKVSNLVKLYVQRYKYFRKHGRKMDEEEKEDRESASMHSST